One segment of Schistocerca nitens isolate TAMUIC-IGC-003100 chromosome 3, iqSchNite1.1, whole genome shotgun sequence DNA contains the following:
- the LOC126249532 gene encoding vesicle-trafficking protein SEC22b, which produces MVLMTMIARLSDGLPLSASMQEDEQFGRSILEYQNQAKLLFRKLNSHSLERCTIETGPYVFHYLIENDVCYLVLTERNFSKRLAFSYLEDLAQEFHAQYGKRVNVVQRPYTFIEFDTYMQKAKKMFTDARTRRNLAALNTELQDVQRIMVQNIDDVLHRGAVLSDLDTKAMNLQLHSQKYKKDATHLNAKSMYVKAFGVCVLIFLVICYFYIM; this is translated from the exons ATGGTTTTGATGACGATGATAGCAAGGCTGTCAGATGGTCTACCGCTGtcagcatcaatgcaagaagatgaACAG TTTGGGAGAAGCATTCTTGAGTACCAGAACCAAGCGAAATTATTATTCCGCAAGTTAAACAGCCATAGTTTGGAGCGTTGCACGATCGAAACAGGACCATATGTTTTCCA ctATCTTATCGAAAATGATGTTTGTTACTTGGTATTAACTGAGCGTAATTTCTCAAAAAGACTGGCTTTCTCGTACTTAGAAGACCTAGCGCAAGAATTTCATGCTCAGTATGGGAAGAGAGTTAATGTTGTGCAAAGGCCTTACACTTTCATTGAATTTG ATACATATATGCAAAAGGCTAAGAAAATGTTTACTGATGCGAGAACACGCCGTAACCTTGCTGCACTTAACACAGAGCTACAGGATGTTCAAAGAATTATGGTGCAAAATATAGATGATGTTCTGCACAGGGGTGCAGTATTGTCTG ATTTGGATACAAAAGCAATGAACTTACAGCTACATTCCCAAAAATATAAGAAAGACGCCACTCATTTAAATGCAAAATCAATGTATGTGAAAGCTTTTGGTGTTTGTGTTTTGATTTTCCTTGTGATATGTTATTTCTATATTATGTAA